From Xanthocytophaga agilis, the proteins below share one genomic window:
- a CDS encoding J domain-containing protein produces MGIENDYRILGISPGADQAEIKRAYRKKAKAIHPDVNPSDNADVAFVEINDAYERLVNEEKQIIPEYSFLMDLLRPETHQEKALRYAKMWQEEFRRNNESFKRSWAYLPIKIVAYFLWMLGIALALTFVFGPPAVSLFHDVVTGLYMAPIMFIGVAFLFGSYQFKKQMNRYL; encoded by the coding sequence ATGGGTATTGAAAATGATTATCGGATATTGGGAATTTCACCCGGCGCAGACCAGGCAGAGATCAAACGGGCTTACAGGAAAAAGGCAAAAGCTATCCACCCGGATGTAAACCCATCAGATAATGCGGATGTTGCTTTTGTGGAAATAAATGATGCGTATGAGCGACTGGTAAATGAGGAAAAGCAGATAATTCCAGAATACTCATTTCTTATGGATTTGCTACGACCAGAAACACATCAGGAGAAAGCTTTACGATATGCAAAGATGTGGCAGGAGGAATTTCGCAGGAATAATGAATCATTTAAAAGATCATGGGCCTATCTGCCTATAAAAATAGTAGCTTATTTTCTGTGGATGCTTGGAATTGCACTAGCCCTTACCTTCGTATTCGGCCCCCCGGCAGTTTCGCTTTTCCATGATGTAGTTACAGGCCTTTATATGGCTCCTATCATGTTTATAGGTGTTGCCTTTCTATTTGGCTCCTATCAGTTTAAGAAACAAATGAATCGTTATCTGTAA
- a CDS encoding SixA phosphatase family protein, with protein sequence MKTIYLFRHGKSSWKDAQLSDFDRPLNKRGKQDVPFMGQLLLYMNVKPDLWISSSAKRAWSTAKRVATELKVGKENIIKMDRLYHAEPETLLQVIQGLSVTASSVILFGHNPGLTELATLLCDYEFTDIPTSGVVGIQFSKAANWTDVNFHQGKMIFFESPKNNSSAPE encoded by the coding sequence ATGAAAACAATCTACCTTTTCAGGCATGGAAAATCAAGCTGGAAAGATGCCCAGCTGAGTGATTTTGACAGACCTCTTAACAAAAGAGGTAAGCAGGATGTACCCTTTATGGGACAGTTGCTGCTCTATATGAATGTGAAACCAGATCTATGGATCAGTAGCTCTGCAAAACGAGCCTGGAGCACGGCTAAGCGAGTTGCAACAGAGTTAAAGGTAGGCAAAGAAAATATAATAAAAATGGATCGGCTGTATCATGCAGAGCCAGAAACTTTGTTACAGGTAATCCAGGGACTTTCTGTAACCGCTTCCTCTGTAATTCTTTTTGGCCATAATCCAGGTTTAACAGAGTTGGCTACACTGTTATGTGATTATGAGTTTACGGATATTCCGACCAGTGGAGTTGTGGGTATTCAGTTCTCAAAAGCAGCTAACTGGACAGATGTCAATTTTCATCAGGGGAAGATGATCTTTTTTGAATCCCCTAAAAACAACAGTAGCGCACCTGAGTAA
- a CDS encoding WGR domain-containing protein: MAEKTYLELSESDGSHKFYEVEVDGTQVNIRYGRIGTDGTKQALSFADATAAQKEAEKKLKEKRKKGYEDAVQGVRKKRKITRRFVESTPTPQTTSTGSGLGSGSRRSSSSSSYNRTSAAPTPKLPSVWRFASNAMAFGIFINESACWLGNQDGRVFKLSHTGEVLEQYKLPEGVKCIVADDAWIYAGCDDGNVYDLTGKLPRIAYEISEDVDIFWLDVNNGWLAVSDGDGNAALFDYEGNESWRRKGKGNSAWMIRANFNGEVFYGDSTGVACYDGTGKETWHTKTGSVLFGYQDKYVLYAGTSQANMVCLSKTGEVLQTFKTDASVYSCAATEDGRYVFGGDNQGNVYCFNTEGQRLWKLATNLGSVLSMQHFKDNLYIVTTFGYLACVDVSEEAIQKAQTGDTPTLTDIKAPEAVAVAQTNLLEVASQNTQGIRVQCVKEGGKLRVKVLDEGYHKDWYVQFPRDIRIEGMQYIVDELKESAQGGFYRVLGNIFKVS, from the coding sequence ATGGCAGAAAAAACGTATCTGGAACTTTCCGAATCAGATGGATCACACAAGTTTTATGAAGTTGAAGTAGATGGCACACAAGTAAATATCCGGTATGGCCGCATTGGCACAGACGGCACTAAGCAAGCACTAAGCTTTGCAGACGCAACAGCAGCTCAGAAAGAAGCAGAAAAAAAGCTGAAAGAAAAACGGAAGAAAGGATACGAAGATGCTGTACAGGGAGTACGAAAAAAACGCAAGATTACCCGCAGATTTGTAGAATCAACCCCTACCCCACAAACTACCTCTACAGGTTCAGGCTTGGGATCAGGATCACGCCGATCATCAAGCTCATCTTCCTATAACCGGACTTCCGCTGCTCCTACACCTAAACTCCCTTCCGTATGGAGATTTGCCTCTAATGCCATGGCATTTGGGATTTTCATTAATGAAAGTGCCTGCTGGCTAGGCAACCAGGATGGCCGAGTGTTTAAGCTGTCCCACACAGGAGAAGTATTGGAACAATACAAACTACCCGAAGGTGTAAAGTGTATCGTGGCAGATGATGCCTGGATCTATGCTGGATGTGATGATGGAAATGTCTATGATCTTACAGGTAAGTTACCACGAATTGCCTATGAGATTAGTGAAGACGTAGATATTTTCTGGCTAGATGTAAACAATGGCTGGCTAGCAGTATCAGATGGAGACGGTAATGCTGCATTGTTTGATTATGAAGGCAACGAAAGCTGGCGCAGAAAGGGTAAAGGAAATTCAGCATGGATGATTCGGGCTAATTTTAATGGAGAAGTATTTTATGGTGACTCCACAGGTGTAGCCTGTTATGATGGAACAGGTAAAGAAACATGGCACACTAAGACAGGGTCTGTACTATTTGGCTATCAGGACAAATACGTTTTATATGCCGGAACAAGTCAGGCCAATATGGTTTGCTTGAGTAAAACCGGAGAAGTATTGCAGACATTCAAAACAGATGCTTCTGTATACTCCTGTGCTGCTACGGAAGACGGACGTTATGTTTTTGGAGGGGATAATCAGGGTAATGTTTATTGCTTCAATACAGAAGGACAACGACTATGGAAGCTTGCTACTAACCTGGGCTCCGTTCTTTCTATGCAACATTTCAAGGATAATCTGTATATAGTAACTACGTTTGGTTATCTAGCGTGCGTGGATGTAAGTGAAGAAGCCATTCAAAAAGCACAAACAGGAGACACTCCCACTCTGACAGATATTAAAGCTCCTGAAGCAGTTGCTGTTGCACAAACTAACCTGCTGGAAGTCGCATCTCAGAATACACAAGGTATACGGGTACAATGTGTGAAAGAAGGAGGTAAATTACGGGTTAAAGTATTGGATGAAGGATATCACAAAGACTGGTATGTGCAGTTTCCAAGAGATATTCGTATTGAAGGAATGCAATACATTGTGGATGAGTTAAAAGAATCAGCACAGGGGGGGTTCTATCGTGTATTGGGAAATATTTTCAAGGTATCTTAA
- a CDS encoding HAD family phosphatase — protein sequence MINTIIFDLGGVLIDWNPRYLFRKIFTSADEMEHFLTHICTPDWNEEQDAGRLLQEATDELVEKHPEYAEQIRAFYGRWEEMLGGTFDETVQTLKKLKESGQYKLYALTNWSAETFPIALSRYEFLSWFDGIVMSGEEKSRKPFPEFYTILLTRYQIAPNDSLFIDDNLRNVKAARALGIATIHLESPKQIETALQEYNVHI from the coding sequence ATGATAAATACAATTATTTTTGATTTAGGAGGAGTCCTTATAGACTGGAATCCCCGCTACCTATTTCGAAAAATCTTTACCTCTGCTGATGAAATGGAACATTTCCTTACACATATCTGCACCCCTGACTGGAACGAAGAACAAGATGCAGGTCGCCTGTTGCAAGAAGCAACAGATGAGCTTGTAGAAAAACATCCGGAATATGCAGAACAAATACGTGCATTTTACGGGCGCTGGGAAGAAATGCTGGGTGGCACATTTGATGAGACAGTGCAAACGCTTAAAAAGCTAAAAGAATCTGGCCAGTACAAATTGTATGCGTTGACCAACTGGTCTGCTGAAACATTTCCTATTGCCTTGAGCAGATATGAATTTTTATCCTGGTTTGATGGTATTGTTATGTCTGGAGAAGAAAAAAGTCGTAAACCATTTCCCGAATTTTATACTATCCTTCTTACACGTTATCAGATCGCCCCTAACGATTCATTGTTTATTGACGACAATTTACGCAATGTAAAAGCTGCCAGAGCTTTGGGAATAGCCACTATCCATCTGGAATCACCCAAACAAATTGAAACAGCCCTGCAGGAATATAACGTCCATATATAA
- a CDS encoding reverse transcriptase domain-containing protein → MAENATSSPEETRPKNRQELYERIRSGGSREEVILKDMIRLGFWPKNENAPSVPEQIITREAELGREIRALLTEQRRVENPEALLKEMRKQRMAESKKKREETKQRHELERKERVERWKQRKEKEIIYAGEGFSGGLNQTECDTQRLSQKGLPILTDTASLASALGVSVNELRFLSFCRAVSKHNHYRRFYIAKKTGGKRLISAPMPRLKKAQYWILQNIFSKIDCHKAAHGFLAQRSIVSNALPHVGAEVVINMDLKDFFPTITYPRVKGVFFKMGYSEAVATILALLCTESEVEQAELDGETWYVCSGDRFLPQGAPTSPSITNVLCHRLDRRLQGLAQKLGFTYTRYADDLTFSASGDGTKNVNKLKSLVYQIVQSEGFHVHPEKDKVMRKGGKKEVTGIVVNEKPNVDRATLHKFRALLHKIEKEGIAGKTWGKGGDLLSAIEGYANYVAMVDATKGKTFQDKVKKIQAMYGLSKPARKSYNKGKYSIQQSEQAIKQPIVGVNSKPEEKKDETKESGLKSLLNKFWKK, encoded by the coding sequence ATGGCTGAAAACGCAACCTCATCACCAGAAGAAACCCGTCCCAAAAATCGCCAGGAATTATATGAACGTATTCGTTCCGGAGGCTCCAGAGAAGAAGTTATATTAAAAGATATGATTCGTCTGGGGTTCTGGCCTAAGAATGAAAATGCACCTTCTGTACCTGAGCAGATTATTACCCGTGAGGCCGAACTAGGCCGCGAAATAAGAGCCTTACTTACAGAACAACGTCGCGTAGAGAATCCGGAAGCTTTACTCAAGGAAATGCGGAAGCAACGCATGGCAGAATCTAAAAAAAAGCGGGAAGAGACCAAACAACGGCATGAACTGGAACGCAAAGAACGGGTAGAACGCTGGAAACAACGTAAAGAGAAAGAAATCATTTATGCAGGTGAGGGATTCTCTGGTGGATTGAACCAGACTGAATGTGACACACAAAGACTCAGTCAAAAAGGTTTACCTATACTGACAGACACAGCTTCTTTAGCTAGTGCTTTAGGGGTATCTGTCAACGAACTCCGTTTCTTATCTTTTTGCAGGGCGGTATCCAAACATAATCACTATCGGCGTTTTTATATTGCGAAGAAGACAGGTGGTAAGCGACTTATTTCGGCGCCTATGCCACGTCTCAAAAAAGCTCAATACTGGATTTTACAGAATATTTTCTCAAAAATAGATTGCCACAAAGCTGCACATGGATTTTTAGCACAGCGTTCTATAGTTAGCAATGCCCTTCCACATGTAGGAGCGGAAGTAGTAATCAACATGGATTTGAAAGATTTTTTTCCTACTATCACCTATCCACGTGTCAAAGGGGTATTTTTCAAAATGGGTTACTCTGAAGCGGTGGCAACTATACTCGCGCTTCTTTGCACAGAGTCAGAGGTAGAGCAGGCAGAGTTGGACGGAGAAACCTGGTATGTTTGTTCAGGAGATCGTTTTCTGCCACAGGGAGCACCAACAAGCCCGTCCATCACCAATGTTCTTTGTCATCGCTTGGATCGCAGATTGCAGGGTCTAGCTCAAAAACTGGGATTTACCTATACCCGCTATGCAGATGACCTTACGTTTTCTGCTTCAGGGGATGGAACTAAAAATGTCAATAAACTCAAAAGTCTTGTTTATCAGATTGTACAGAGCGAAGGATTTCATGTACATCCAGAGAAAGACAAGGTAATGCGTAAAGGTGGAAAAAAAGAGGTAACAGGAATTGTGGTAAATGAGAAACCCAATGTAGATAGAGCTACACTACATAAATTTCGCGCTTTATTGCATAAAATTGAAAAAGAAGGTATAGCAGGAAAAACATGGGGAAAAGGTGGGGATTTGCTTAGTGCAATAGAAGGATATGCCAATTATGTAGCAATGGTAGATGCGACAAAGGGAAAAACATTTCAGGATAAGGTAAAAAAGATCCAAGCTATGTATGGATTATCCAAGCCAGCACGTAAATCCTACAATAAAGGCAAATACAGTATTCAGCAATCTGAGCAAGCTATTAAGCAACCAATAGTTGGTGTAAACTCAAAACCAGAGGAAAAGAAAGATGAGACAAAAGAAAGCGGTTTGAAATCCTTGTTGAATAAATTCTGGAAGAAATAA
- a CDS encoding DUF58 domain-containing protein has translation MELKQIREFGNIEFLAKQMVEGFITGLHKSPFHGFSVEFAEHRLYNTGESTRHIDWKVYAKTDRLFTKRYEEETNLRCQILIDVSPSMFYPQENKGKITFSVMAAACFSYLLQKQKDAVSICTFADKVITHTPTKSTPSHIHKIFLLLQNLLQTNKPTGGTAVAEVLHEIADKVPRRSLVIIFSDMFDNIAQADKMFSALQHLKHNQHEVLLFHVTDKKTEAEFEFEDRPHEFIDLESGEHIKVQPAQIKDYYRESIQRFNTELKLKCGQYKIDLIETDIAEGFDHILKEYLAKRAKMR, from the coding sequence ATGGAATTAAAGCAGATTCGGGAATTTGGGAACATAGAGTTCCTAGCCAAACAGATGGTAGAAGGCTTTATTACTGGATTACATAAATCTCCCTTTCATGGATTTTCAGTGGAATTTGCCGAACATCGCCTCTACAACACAGGTGAAAGCACTCGCCATATCGACTGGAAGGTTTATGCAAAAACAGACCGATTGTTTACAAAACGTTACGAAGAAGAAACCAATTTGCGCTGTCAGATTTTGATAGATGTCTCTCCTTCTATGTTTTATCCACAGGAGAATAAGGGGAAAATTACATTTTCAGTAATGGCAGCGGCCTGCTTTTCCTATCTACTCCAAAAACAGAAAGATGCAGTTAGTATTTGTACTTTTGCCGATAAAGTAATTACACATACTCCTACTAAGTCTACCCCATCGCACATTCATAAGATTTTCCTATTACTGCAGAATCTGCTGCAAACAAACAAGCCCACAGGTGGCACTGCTGTTGCAGAAGTACTGCATGAGATTGCAGATAAAGTTCCTCGTCGTTCACTTGTCATTATATTCAGTGATATGTTTGATAATATCGCACAGGCTGACAAGATGTTTTCGGCACTGCAACATCTAAAACACAATCAACATGAAGTATTGCTTTTTCATGTAACCGATAAGAAAACGGAAGCAGAATTTGAGTTTGAAGACCGCCCTCATGAATTTATTGATCTCGAAAGTGGAGAACACATTAAAGTGCAACCTGCTCAAATTAAAGATTACTATCGGGAATCTATTCAAAGATTCAATACAGAGTTAAAACTAAAATGTGGACAGTATAAAATTGATCTGATAGAAACTGATATCGCAGAAGGATTTGATCATATATTGAAAGAATATCTCGCCAAACGAGCAAAGATGAGATAA
- a CDS encoding cold shock domain-containing protein has translation MQTGTVKFFNATKGYGFIKDDDSNQEIFVHITGLLDQGIKENDRVSFDTMDGRKGKNAVNVKKI, from the coding sequence ATGCAAACAGGCACAGTAAAATTCTTTAATGCAACCAAAGGATATGGTTTTATTAAAGATGATGATTCCAATCAGGAAATTTTTGTTCATATTACCGGTCTGCTAGACCAAGGCATTAAAGAAAACGACCGTGTATCCTTTGATACAATGGACGGAAGAAAAGGCAAAAACGCAGTCAACGTAAAAAAGATATAA
- a CDS encoding septal ring lytic transglycosylase RlpA family protein, whose product MKTECIFTSIQICILTFLTIFLLLPQNGKAQTENGYKKKGKASYYAHKFQGRRTSNGERYHNQKLTAAHRTLPFGTLVRVTNLRNDKSVIVRINDRGPFSHGRLIDVSYVAAKELELLAAGTANVEIEVIGMGTPDTEPNPDLIAQTVEPVVPRKINPSTAQGHKTYSIPEPSYSSVQYEPGKTYTMKGATAATKGFGVQVGSFLQAENAINFCKGLVDKEIHQVYILVEKIKDSKKFCVVAGTFSKKKEAEAFIASLKEHGFSDGFVKKYSN is encoded by the coding sequence ATGAAAACGGAATGTATCTTTACATCCATCCAGATTTGCATTCTTACATTTTTAACAATCTTTTTGTTGTTACCACAAAATGGGAAAGCGCAGACTGAAAACGGATACAAAAAGAAAGGGAAAGCTTCTTATTATGCACACAAATTTCAAGGCCGGCGCACTTCTAATGGGGAGCGTTATCATAATCAAAAACTTACCGCAGCTCACCGGACTCTCCCATTTGGAACACTTGTACGAGTCACCAACCTTCGCAATGACAAATCTGTTATCGTCCGAATTAATGATCGTGGTCCTTTTAGTCATGGTCGCCTGATAGATGTTTCTTATGTTGCAGCCAAAGAGCTGGAGTTGTTAGCCGCAGGAACAGCAAATGTTGAAATTGAAGTAATAGGAATGGGTACACCTGATACAGAACCCAATCCAGATCTTATCGCCCAAACGGTAGAGCCAGTCGTCCCCAGAAAAATAAATCCTTCTACTGCACAAGGCCACAAAACTTACTCTATTCCAGAACCATCTTATTCTTCAGTCCAATATGAGCCTGGTAAAACCTATACAATGAAAGGTGCTACTGCTGCCACTAAAGGGTTTGGAGTACAGGTAGGCTCTTTTCTACAGGCTGAAAACGCAATAAACTTTTGCAAAGGGCTGGTTGATAAAGAAATTCATCAAGTCTACATTCTGGTAGAAAAAATCAAAGACAGCAAAAAATTCTGTGTGGTAGCAGGTACGTTCTCTAAGAAAAAAGAAGCAGAAGCTTTTATTGCTTCACTCAAAGAACATGGATTTTCTGATGGGTTTGTGAAGAAATATTCTAACTAA
- a CDS encoding DUF3276 family protein yields the protein MEEQREKAELYSKRVRAGKRTYFFDVKSTRGNDYYLTITESKRRFRDDGFVYEKHKIFLYKEDFDKFIEALKEVVDHVKTDLMPDFDFSQFEREGFAGNEEEETNDTELKWE from the coding sequence GTGGAAGAGCAAAGAGAAAAAGCTGAATTGTACTCTAAACGTGTGAGAGCCGGAAAAAGAACGTATTTTTTTGATGTAAAAAGTACGCGCGGCAATGACTACTACCTCACCATAACCGAAAGTAAGCGCCGGTTTCGGGATGATGGCTTTGTGTACGAAAAGCACAAAATCTTTCTTTACAAAGAAGACTTTGATAAATTTATCGAAGCGTTAAAAGAAGTAGTGGATCATGTGAAAACTGATCTGATGCCTGACTTTGATTTTTCACAGTTTGAAAGAGAAGGTTTTGCGGGCAATGAAGAAGAAGAAACAAACGACACTGAGTTGAAATGGGAATGA